A stretch of Panthera tigris isolate Pti1 chromosome E2, P.tigris_Pti1_mat1.1, whole genome shotgun sequence DNA encodes these proteins:
- the LOC102957624 gene encoding vomeronasal type-1 receptor 4-like: MICLASASYSHAGSSSPEDKYQSLRTDRTASRDLAISVIFLIQTVVGILGNLSLLYHYVLFSFTGCRPRPTDLIVKNLIVANILVLVSFGIHHTLSTFGWYNMFSDFGCKFFPYVRGVGRGVSIGMTCLLSVFQAITISPQNSRWAALKEKALKCLVPSLVLCWVLQILINIMYPVVMGSTLNKNNITNRKSFGYCSAVRYEKTTNTLNTMLLTLPDVLFVGLMLWASVSMVFLLYQHKQRVQHIHRISVSSTSSPESTATKTIFLLVCTFVYFNTLSSVFQIVLSVFDCPTWYLVNTSSVIALCFPAVSPFLLMSRDPRVSMVCFPCIRNIKCPHFMRIV; this comes from the coding sequence ATGATTTGTCTGGCCTCTGCCTCCTATTCCCATGCAGGATCCTCTAGCCCAGAAGACAAGTATCAGTCACTGAGGACAGACAGGACGGCCAGCAGGGATCTGGCAATAAGTGTGATCTTCTTAATCCAGACTGTGGTTGGAATCCTGGGGAACTTGTCTCTTCTTTACCATtatgtccttttttctttcactggGTGTAGGCCAAGGCCCACAGATTTGATTGTCAAGAACCTGATTGTAGCCAATATTTTGGTCCTGGTCTCTTTTGGAATACACCATACACTGTCAACTTTTGGGTGGTATAACATGTTCAGTGATTTTGGATGTAAATTCTTCCCCTATGTTCGCGGCGTGGGCAGGGGCGTGTCCATTGGCATGACCTGCCTCTTGAGTGTCTTCCAGGCCATCACGATCAGCCCCCAGAACTCCAGATGGGCAGCGCTTAAAGAGAAAGCTCTCAAGTGCCTTGTCCCTTCACTTGTCCTATGCTGGGTCTTGCAGATATTGATAAATATCATGTATCCTGTGGTTATGGGTAGCACTTTGAACAAGAATAACATCACAAACAGAAAAAGTTTTGGGTACTGTTCAGCTGTTCGTTATgagaaaaccacaaatacattGAATACAATGTTGTTAACATTACCTGATGTGTTGTTTGTGGGGCTCATGCTCTGGGCCAGCGTTTCTATGGTTTTCCTTCTGTACCAGCACAAGCAGAGGGTCCAACACATTCATCGGATCAGTGTCTCCTCCACATCATCCCCTGAGTCCACAGCCACCAAAACCATTTTCCTCCTGGTGTGTACCTTTGTCTACTTTAATACCCTTTCATCTGTCTTTCaaattgttttgtctgtttttgactGTCCCACCTGGTACCTCGTGAACACCAGTTCAGTGATCGCTCTGTGTTTCCCAGCTGTCAGTCCCTTTCTGCTCATGAGCCGAGACCCCAGGGTATCCATGGTCTGCTTTCCCTGTATAAGGAATATAAAATGCCCTCATTTTATGAGAATTGTGTAA